GCCCTGAAGAGCCCCGAACTCATCGCCCTGGTGGATGAGATTGCCCAGGCCGAAGGCGTGGACAACCACCTGGCCCGGGCCATCATCCAGACGGAAAGCGCCTTCAACTACAAGGCCCGCTCCAAGGCCGGGGCCCTGGGACTCATGCAGCTGATGCCCTCCACGGCGGAGCGGTTCGGCGTCATGGATCCCTTCGATCCCCGCCAGAACATCAGCGGGGGTGTGAAGTACCTGAAGTGGCTCCACGACTACTATGCGGGGGATTTGATCCGGGTGGTCGCCGCCTACAACGCGGGTGAAGGGGCCGTGAACCGGCACAAGGGCATCCCACCCTTCCGCGAGACGCAGGCCTATGTGCCCCGCGTGCTGAGCCTCTACCGCAACAAGGCCGTGCAGGCTGATCCCAAGCTGGCGGGCAGCATGGCCCTGCTGCAGAAGGGGCGCGGCGGCTTCACCGTGGATGAGCAGAAGGTGGTGCCCGAACCCACGCCCCAGCAGCGGGCTTCCACGCGCATCTACCAGTGGACCGATGCCAACGGCCGCATCCAGATCAGCGACCAGCCGCCGCCCAAGGGCGCCACGGCGGTGCGGCCCTTCGGGGCGCCCTGACTTCGCTAGCGAAGTTTGGCTGCATAGGCTTCCAGGGCGGCCAGGGAATCCAGGAACAAACGCTCCAGGTCAGCCTGGAGATCCGGGCCCGCCTCCACGGAGCCGCTGCGGCCCAGGGCTTCGATGTCCGCCGCATAGCGGCGCATGGCGGCAGCGCCGAGGGCCCCGGCTCCACCCTTGAGGGCGTGGCCCGCATGGGAGAATTCCAGAGCGTCGCCTTTGGCTGCGGCGGCGAGGATGTCGTGGATGCGCCGGGGGGTGTCCTCCCGGAAGATCTCGATCAATTCCGACAGCAAACCACTACCGCCATCATCGAGCTCCACCAGATTCTGGAGGGTGGCGTGATCCAGCATGTCCTGGGGCAGGTCGCGGGGGGGTAGGGATTCATCCCTGGGGGCTGGGCACATGGGAGGCTCCTGGGTCCAATGCTGGATTACTCGGGCCAATTCGTCCAACCTAAGCGGCTTGGTCAGGTAGTCATCCATGCCTGCGGCCAGACACCGGGCCCGCTCCCCGGCCATGGCATGGGCGGTCAGCGCCACGATGGGAATCCGGGGGGCGCCAGCCTGGGATTCCTGTGAGCGCAGGGCCACTGTGGCTTCAAAGCCGTCCATTTCGGGCATCTGGCAATCCATGAAGATGAGGTCGTAGGGCAGTCGGGCGCAGGCCTCAAGGGCTTCCAGGCCGTTCGCGGCCACATCCACCCGGAAGCCGAGCCGTTCCAGGTAGCGCACTGCCACCTTCTGGTTGACGGGGTTGTCTTCGGCCACCAGCAGCCGCCCCTGACGGGGCATGGCCAGAAGGTCGGCGCTCGGCGTATCCGCAGTCAGAGGCTCGGGCGTGAAGCCCAGGGCCCCGGCCAGGGCTGCCATGAGGGGACGCTGTCGGATGGGCCTGACGAGGGTCGCCCTGTGGGAGGCGTGGCGGGCCGGATGGCTCCAGGGCACCACGTGGATGAAGGGCAGCTGGTCCGTCTCCCAGCCGTCGGGCAGGTCGCCCTGCAGGAGAACGATCTGGAAGGCACGCGGGTCAAGCGCCTTGATGGCATCTGAAGAGGCCACGGTCAGGACCAGACCCATGGCCTGCAGCTGCTCCCGCGTGGTCTCGCGGGTGGCGCTGGGGGGTCCCACCCAGAGGACGGTGGCCCCTTGCAAACGATTCGGGACCGTAATGGCCTCCGGGGCCGTCTCCAGTCGGAGCGAGAAGGTGAAGGTGGAGCCTGACCCCGGGCCGCTGTCCACCTGGATCTCTCCGCCCATCATCGTCACCAGCTGGCGGCAGATGGCCAGGCCAAGCCCGGTGCCGCCGAAGCGGCGGGTCATGGAGCCATCGGCCTGGGAGAAAGATCGGAAGAGGCGCGCCTGAGCCTCCTTGCTGATGCCGATGCCGGTGTCCTTGAGAGAGAACTGGATGTCCACGGCCTCTGCTTCCCGCTGCTGAAGGAAGGCGTGGATGGTGACCGAGCCGGAGGCCGTGAACTTGATGGCGTTGCCCACGAGGTTGATGAGGATCTGGCGGATGCGCCCGGGATCGCCCCGCAGGGGTGAGGGAATGGCCGGATCCAGGAAACAGGCCAGGTCCAGGCCCTTGGCCTCGGCCTGGACCGCGAACATGGCGAGCACTTCGTCGGTGCAGTCCCGCAGATCGAAATCCAGAATTTCCAGATCGAGCATGCCCGCTTCGATTTTGGAAAAATCCAGGATGTCGTTGATGATCTCCAGCAGGCCGCTGGCGCAGGCGTGCACAGTCTCGGCATGTTCGCGCTGTTCGGGATTCAGGGGCGTGTCCAGCAGGAAGCCGGTCATGCCCAGCACACCGTTCATGGGCGTGCGGATTTCATGGCTCATGTTGGCCAGGAAATCGGATTTGGCCCGGGTGGCGGCCTCGGCATCGTCCTTGGCCTTCCGCAGCTCATCCTGCTGCTCCTTGAGGCGGGTGACATCGGTCCGAAGGCTGACGATGCCGCCATCGCTGGTGCGGCGATCACTGATGCGGACCCAGCGATTGCCGATCCGGCGCTCGATGGGCGCGGTGGGGTTCTGGTGCGCGCGGCGCCGGTTCTGGATCCAGGCCTCAGGAGTGAGCCCCGTCCCGAGGTTCACGCCGCTTTGCACATAGCGGGTCAGGAGGGTCTCGTGGGAGGTGCCTGGGACAAGCAGAGGGGCAATCTCCGGATAGAGATCCCGATAGGTCTGGTTGCACTTCACCAGTCGATCCTCGGCATCGAACATGGCAAAACCCGAATCCAGCGATTCGATGGCGTCCTCGAGCTGGCGCTCCTTGGTGTGGGCCTGGTTCTCGGCCTGCTTGCGCTGAGTGATGTCAAGGCTGAACCCCAGCAGCAGGGCCTCATGGCGGGTGTGGGCCTGGATGAGCGTCTTTCCGGCGAGGAACCAGCGGGTTCCCGAGGGACTGTGGTGGGCTTCTTCGCTGGTTCGCAGCTCTCCGGATTCCCACACCCGAAGGTCTTCCTGCCTCAGCTGGGCGGCCAGATCCGGCGGGAATACATCCTCGTCCGTGCGGCCGGTGATGGCTTCCGCGGGCAGCCCCAGGGTGCGACAGGTCTCCTCATTGACGAACAGGAAGCGCCCCTCGGCGTCCTTCAGGTAGATGTTGATGGGCAGGGTGTCCAGGATGCTGGCCAACTGTCGCTGCTGCTTCTGGACCTGTTCCTCGGCCTCCCGCCAGTCGTGGATGTCGTTGAGCGTTCCACTGGCACCGGTCAGCACGCCATCCGCATCCAGCAGGGGCCGCGCATGGACCTCCACCCAGCGGAACCCATCCCTGGTGATGAAGCGCACCGCATGGCGGGACTGCCGGGTGGGGTTGCGCAGCGAGAGGGCCACCTCGGCCAGGGCCGATTCCCGATCTTCGGGCAGCACAGCGTCGAGGTAGTAACTCCCCAGGCTCTCCTCGACGGTGAAGCCTGTCAGCTCCTTCCAGGCGGGATTCAGGAAGACCCACCGGCCCCTCGCGTCTGTGTGGAAGATGACCTCCTGCACGGTCTCCACCACCGAGCGGTAGCGCTGCTCACTTTCGGCGAGGCGGCTTTCCGAGGTGCGCTTCAGTTCCTCGTACAGGGTGCGCATCTCCTCGCTGGACACAGCCAGGCTCCGCTCCAGGGTGTAGCGGTCCTGGTCGGCTTCGGCGTAGGAACGGCTGATCCGCTCGAGCAGGTCCCTCAGGGGACTGCCTTCCGGCAAGGCGTCGGCGTCGAGGCCGGAGCGCTTCAGCTGCCGCTGGAGAAGGGAATGGAGCATCAGGCTTCCTGGAACACCGTCAGCGTCATGGTCTGGTTGTGGAGGCCGCAGGCGCCCGTCGCCTGGGGGCAGAGTTCGCCGTAGGAGTAGAAGCCCAGCTGGAGGGTGCCCAGTGGCAGGGCCTCCAGGGTGGCCTCGACCTCTTCGTCCACCCGTTCACCCAGCACGAGGCGGCGCCCCACACAACTCACGGCCACGGCCAGGGTCGGTGACAACCGTGGATCGCCGAGCCCCTGAGCCGCGGCACCGGCGCCGTCCACGAGTCGGTCGAAGTTGGCCCGCATGAAGTGCACCAGGTGGCCCTCGGGGATATCACCCGCAAAGGTCAGGCTCTGGGCCTCCTCATCCACCGAGAGAATGGTGCGTACGATGTCCTCGTTGCGCCCTTCCGGATCCTGCAGGCTCAGGGGAAACAGAAGCGCCGTGGCGGGCAGGCCCGAGGCGCGCTCACCCAGGTAGCTTTTGTACAGAGGCAGGGCGGGCTTGCCGTCCAGCTCAAAGAGAACGTTGCCTTTGGCCCGGGTCACCTGGCGGGCCGGGCCAAAGGTGTCCCAGCCACCTTTGCTGCCGTGGCAATGCCGGAGGGCGTTGCCATAGAAGCCGACAGCGCAGAAGTGGCCGGACTGGGGGCCCTCTGCGGTCAGGACCCAGGTTCTCTGGAAGCGGGCCCCGTCTCCAGCCAGACCGCCGGTCACGGCGACGCCGGGGCCGAGGTGCTGGCTCAGGGAGCGCGCAAGCTCGCTGCCGTTCACCCGGAGGCCGTCGGAGAGCACCAGCACGGCCCGGAGGCCGGGGCCCCGCAGCTGATCCGCCAATGCGGCTCCGGCAGCCTCCGAGTCCTCCGGTCCTGATACGGCGGTGTCAGCAAAGCGCAGGCGGGTGTTCGCGAACCTGGCCACGGCCACGCTGAGTTGGTGGTCGTGGACCAGGGTGCCGTGGATCTCACCGGCGGTGGAGCAGCCCAGGAGGCAACTGGAGGGGTAGGTGGCCTGCAGATGCCGCAGGGGGCCAGGGGCATCCATGAGCTCGGGACTGCCGAAGGCCAGCACCAGGGTGTCGGGGCCATCCCAGCGGGGCAGCGCGTCGGCTTCCCAGGGGCGGTCAATGGGCTGCAGGAGCGTGGCCAATTCCATGAGCCCTCCCCTGGGCGCGGACATCTGCGATTCCTTCGGCGGAATGGCTGTCCTCCATGAATCCGTGAGGTACGCTGGAACCATGACCGAAGCCGTTCCCATGACCCCCGCAGAGACCGCCCTTTCGCTGTTGTTCCGCAAACTCCATCCGCACCTGGAGGATGCCGCCCACGCGCTGTCCCGCGGCGCCGCCCGGCGGGAGCTGGAGCGCCTGCACTTGAAGCTCATCACCGCGCGGCTCAAGACCGTGGAGCTGCTCGAAGCTGAAGCCGAAGGGCTGCCGGAGGATGCTCCTCTGACGGAAGTGCTGGACACCCTCGCCGCCAACCTCACACCCGTGGGTGAAAGCTACCGGCAGGCGCTCATCCTCACCCAACTATGCCTGGAGGAGGCACCGGCAGACCTGCTGCCCCATGCCCCCGAAGGCTGCGTGGCCGCCTCCAGCTGGGGGCCGCGCATGACGGATTTCCTGGGCCACCTGAAAGACCCCGCCTACCAGGCGCGAAACCGCTGGGAAACCGTGGAAGAAGACATTGGCGAAACGGAAGAGGGCGAATAGGGCTGCGCCCACAGGCCATGCCCCGTCAGCCGCATGGGGGCCAAGGCCCCCGGCGGGCATCAGACCTCGGCGACGAGCTCGATTTCGACCTTCGCGCCCCGCGGCAGCGCGGCCACCTGCACGGTGCTGCGGGCGGGCTTGGCCCCTCCCAGCGCCTTCTCGTAGAGGGCGTTGAAGGCGGCGAAATCGGCCATGTCCGTGAGGAATACCGTGGTCTTCACCACGCGGTCCCAGCTGGTGCTGGCAGCGGCCAGCACGGCGCTGAGGTTCTTCAGCACCTGTTCCGCCTGGGCCTCAATGGGGCCGGTGACCATCTCCATGGTTTCGGGAACGAGGGGGATCTGGCCGGAGGTGTAGAGGTGGTTGCCCGAAATCTGGGCCTGGCTGTAGGGGCCGATGGCGGCGGGGGCGGTCGGGGTCGAAATGGTGCGCATGGTCGCTCCTGGGAACATCATTGTCCTGCTTTTTTGCCCCAGCGTCGCTTCTTGTGTCGCCAGTTGCGGCCGGTCTTCGGGGCGGGCTGAAGCGGTGCGTCGAAGGGAGAAGCGGGCTGTTCGGATTCTCCCTCTTCTTCGCCTTCTTCCAGGCGGCGGGGGCCGTCCTCGATCTGCTGCTGCACCCACTGGGCGGTGCGGTGCATGAGCGCGGCCAGGCAAAGGCTGGTCTCGATGCGGGCGTGGGGAAGGGGCCCCAGCTGCGTGAACACCGAAGGATCGGGAGGGATCATCCGGGGGATGGTGATCTCCGGGAGCGGCATGGGCAGGGCGTCGTAGGCTTCTTCGGGCAGCCGCCGCCAGGGCTCGGGCTCGGGCACCTCGCGGCGCAGCAGGTCGGCCACGGTCTGCTTCTTTTTGGGAGGGCGCCCCCGCTTCTTGGGCGCGGCCACGGCGGCGGCATCCAGCGCGGACTGCAGGGCGGTCAGCACCTCATCGCGGCTCTTGCCGCGCAGATCGAAGAGCAGCCAGGGATCGCGGTCGAGGGCTTCGGCCATGACGTAGCACACGGCGGCCACATGTTTGCAGGGGTTGGCCCAGTCGGGGCAATCGCAGTGGGTCTGCAGCTCCTTGGGCACCCGCGGGTAGAGGCTGGCGCCCGCTTCACGGAAGGTTTCGTCGAGTCCCTGCGGCATCTCACCCGCCAGCAGGGAGGCCACGAAGCGGCTCTCCAGGGCGATGCGGTCGAGGGCCTTTCCCCATTGCGCCGAAGTGAGCGCGGGCAGGCCCAGGGTCACGTTGTAGGTCTTGCGCCCGTGTACGCGGGCCTGGATCTCGCCGGGCTGCACGCTGAAGTGGGAGACATGGCCATCCTCCGCGTATTTCTTGCCGCGGGGCAGGCGGTTTTCGTAGTCATCACCCAGTTTCTCGAGACCTTGAATCCAGAGGCGGCCCCACCAGGTGGCGCCGAAACGGTCGGCGTGGCTGATCATCCTGCCACCTCCTTCGCCTTCCGTTTGACGGGCCTGTGTGCAGGCTCTTCGGCGGCTCCTTCATCCGACTCCATGAGCTCGGCATCGGGATCCAGCGCCACCAGGCGGCGCAGGGCGTCGTCATCCAGTTCTGTGAGCCAGCCTTCGCCCGTGCCCACGACACGGTCGGCGAGGTCGCGCTTGGATTCCAGCAGGGCGTCGATCTTCTCCTCCAGGGTGCCGATGGTGACGAGCTTGTGCACCTGCACGTTCTTGGTCTGGCCGATGCGGTAGGTGCGGTCCGTGGCCTGGTCCTCCACCGCCGGATTCCACCAGCGGTCGAAGTGGAAGACATGCGTGGCGGCCGTAAGGTTGAGGCCCACGCCGCCCGCCTTGAGGCTCAGCAGCAGCACCGGCGAGGACTTGGGATCTTCCTGGAAATTGCGCACCAGTTCGTCGCGGCCTTCGCGGGTGGTGCCGCCGTGGAGGAAGGGCGGCTCGAAGCCGAGGGCCTCCTGCAGGTGAACCTGGAGGCGGTCGCCCATTTCCTTGAACTGGGTGAAGACGATGGCGCGTTCGCCCGCCTCCACCACCTCTTCGAGCATTTCCGTGAGGCGGTCCAGCTTGCCGCTGCGTCCGCGGTAGGGCCCCTGCTGCTTGAGGAACTGGCTGGGGTGGTTGCAGATCTGCTTGAGATGCGTGAGCAGCGCCAGGATGCGGCCCCGCCGCTCGATGCCGGAGACGGCATCCAGTTCCTCATCCATCTTCTCCACGCGGTACTGGTAGAGCTCGGCCTGCTCGCGGGTGAGGGTGGTGAAGACCTTCATCTCGTTCTTTTCGGGCAGGTCCTGGATGATGCTCTTGTCGTTCTTCAGGCGGCGCAGGATGAAGGGCCCGATGCGCTGACGCAGCTCGTTGGCGGCATCGGGATCGCGATACTTTTCGATGGGTGTGGCGAAGCGATCCTTGAACTGGGATTCGCTGCCCAGGTAGCCGGGCAGGCCCGCGCTCATGATGGCCCACAGCTCCGTGAGGCGGTTCTCGATGGGCGTGCCGGTGAGGGCCAGGCGGAAGGCGCCGCGCAGCTTGCGGATGGCCTTGGCCTGGGCGGACCCG
This sequence is a window from Geothrix sp. PMB-07. Protein-coding genes within it:
- a CDS encoding FIST signal transduction protein, with amino-acid sequence MELATLLQPIDRPWEADALPRWDGPDTLVLAFGSPELMDAPGPLRHLQATYPSSCLLGCSTAGEIHGTLVHDHQLSVAVARFANTRLRFADTAVSGPEDSEAAGAALADQLRGPGLRAVLVLSDGLRVNGSELARSLSQHLGPGVAVTGGLAGDGARFQRTWVLTAEGPQSGHFCAVGFYGNALRHCHGSKGGWDTFGPARQVTRAKGNVLFELDGKPALPLYKSYLGERASGLPATALLFPLSLQDPEGRNEDIVRTILSVDEEAQSLTFAGDIPEGHLVHFMRANFDRLVDGAGAAAQGLGDPRLSPTLAVAVSCVGRRLVLGERVDEEVEATLEALPLGTLQLGFYSYGELCPQATGACGLHNQTMTLTVFQEA
- a CDS encoding SWIM zinc finger family protein translates to MISHADRFGATWWGRLWIQGLEKLGDDYENRLPRGKKYAEDGHVSHFSVQPGEIQARVHGRKTYNVTLGLPALTSAQWGKALDRIALESRFVASLLAGEMPQGLDETFREAGASLYPRVPKELQTHCDCPDWANPCKHVAAVCYVMAEALDRDPWLLFDLRGKSRDEVLTALQSALDAAAVAAPKKRGRPPKKKQTVADLLRREVPEPEPWRRLPEEAYDALPMPLPEITIPRMIPPDPSVFTQLGPLPHARIETSLCLAALMHRTAQWVQQQIEDGPRRLEEGEEEGESEQPASPFDAPLQPAPKTGRNWRHKKRRWGKKAGQ
- a CDS encoding transglycosylase SLT domain-containing protein — protein: MLRRVLILSASVLALAGTPKAARDFRKPQVTYLYTYYDKQGRLIINNLPPSYMKGQGLVLKHVGVGKVQLAITPAEMAKALKSPELIALVDEIAQAEGVDNHLARAIIQTESAFNYKARSKAGALGLMQLMPSTAERFGVMDPFDPRQNISGGVKYLKWLHDYYAGDLIRVVAAYNAGEGAVNRHKGIPPFRETQAYVPRVLSLYRNKAVQADPKLAGSMALLQKGRGGFTVDEQKVVPEPTPQQRASTRIYQWTDANGRIQISDQPPPKGATAVRPFGAP
- a CDS encoding PAS domain S-box protein — encoded protein: MLHSLLQRQLKRSGLDADALPEGSPLRDLLERISRSYAEADQDRYTLERSLAVSSEEMRTLYEELKRTSESRLAESEQRYRSVVETVQEVIFHTDARGRWVFLNPAWKELTGFTVEESLGSYYLDAVLPEDRESALAEVALSLRNPTRQSRHAVRFITRDGFRWVEVHARPLLDADGVLTGASGTLNDIHDWREAEEQVQKQQRQLASILDTLPINIYLKDAEGRFLFVNEETCRTLGLPAEAITGRTDEDVFPPDLAAQLRQEDLRVWESGELRTSEEAHHSPSGTRWFLAGKTLIQAHTRHEALLLGFSLDITQRKQAENQAHTKERQLEDAIESLDSGFAMFDAEDRLVKCNQTYRDLYPEIAPLLVPGTSHETLLTRYVQSGVNLGTGLTPEAWIQNRRRAHQNPTAPIERRIGNRWVRISDRRTSDGGIVSLRTDVTRLKEQQDELRKAKDDAEAATRAKSDFLANMSHEIRTPMNGVLGMTGFLLDTPLNPEQREHAETVHACASGLLEIINDILDFSKIEAGMLDLEILDFDLRDCTDEVLAMFAVQAEAKGLDLACFLDPAIPSPLRGDPGRIRQILINLVGNAIKFTASGSVTIHAFLQQREAEAVDIQFSLKDTGIGISKEAQARLFRSFSQADGSMTRRFGGTGLGLAICRQLVTMMGGEIQVDSGPGSGSTFTFSLRLETAPEAITVPNRLQGATVLWVGPPSATRETTREQLQAMGLVLTVASSDAIKALDPRAFQIVLLQGDLPDGWETDQLPFIHVVPWSHPARHASHRATLVRPIRQRPLMAALAGALGFTPEPLTADTPSADLLAMPRQGRLLVAEDNPVNQKVAVRYLERLGFRVDVAANGLEALEACARLPYDLIFMDCQMPEMDGFEATVALRSQESQAGAPRIPIVALTAHAMAGERARCLAAGMDDYLTKPLRLDELARVIQHWTQEPPMCPAPRDESLPPRDLPQDMLDHATLQNLVELDDGGSGLLSELIEIFREDTPRRIHDILAAAAKGDALEFSHAGHALKGGAGALGAAAMRRYAADIEALGRSGSVEAGPDLQADLERLFLDSLAALEAYAAKLR
- a CDS encoding RidA family protein; this translates as MRTISTPTAPAAIGPYSQAQISGNHLYTSGQIPLVPETMEMVTGPIEAQAEQVLKNLSAVLAAASTSWDRVVKTTVFLTDMADFAAFNALYEKALGGAKPARSTVQVAALPRGAKVEIELVAEV